The following proteins come from a genomic window of Deinococcus aerius:
- a CDS encoding beta-N-acetylglucosaminidase domain-containing protein, with protein MTEANTGQEGGHGSGNAPRVLGVIEGFYGRPWQAGQRRRLFGQMAAWGMNTYLYAPKDDAWHRAVWRDPYPEAEEVALAQLVQAANDAGVQFVYALAPGLDLDWEDPADQSALLTKLGTVARLGVRHFALLFDDIPRTADLAAQALMQARAANTARGHLEGLGARGLFLFCPTEYCARRAVPSVGESPYLAVLGEQLHPDILVFWTGPEVISVDITAASVREVAGVLRRRPVLWDNLHANDYAPRRVHLGPYAGRPLDLRAELSGILTNPNNQFEVNSPGLFSLAEYGVAESHWTPEASLERALAGWLEQFNTAAEVPVTASDLALLADSLYLPQRVGPRAMALHAAAQALLAGGSAAPLFEARATYRRLLMALERGTNRELLFDLHPFLVDLIEELSRLLREAGHLDPTEVNGVPFRGGLAERLTLIR; from the coding sequence GTGACCGAGGCGAACACCGGGCAGGAAGGGGGGCACGGTTCCGGGAACGCCCCCCGGGTCCTGGGAGTAATCGAGGGCTTTTACGGACGGCCCTGGCAGGCCGGGCAACGCCGCCGCCTGTTCGGGCAGATGGCGGCCTGGGGCATGAACACCTACCTGTATGCCCCAAAGGATGACGCCTGGCACCGGGCGGTGTGGCGCGACCCTTATCCCGAGGCGGAGGAAGTGGCGCTGGCCCAGCTCGTTCAGGCGGCAAATGACGCTGGCGTGCAGTTCGTCTACGCGCTGGCCCCCGGCCTGGACCTGGACTGGGAGGACCCCGCCGACCAATCCGCGCTCCTGACCAAGCTGGGCACCGTCGCCCGCCTCGGGGTGAGGCATTTCGCGCTGCTGTTCGACGACATTCCCCGCACCGCCGACCTGGCCGCCCAGGCGCTGATGCAGGCGAGGGCCGCGAACACGGCCCGGGGGCACCTGGAGGGGCTGGGCGCGCGCGGCCTGTTCCTGTTCTGCCCCACCGAATACTGTGCCCGGCGGGCCGTACCCAGCGTCGGCGAGTCGCCTTACCTGGCGGTCCTGGGCGAGCAGCTTCACCCGGACATCCTGGTGTTCTGGACAGGCCCCGAGGTCATTTCGGTGGACATCACAGCCGCGTCGGTGCGCGAGGTGGCGGGGGTGCTGCGCCGCCGCCCGGTGCTGTGGGACAACCTGCACGCCAACGACTACGCGCCGCGCCGCGTTCACCTGGGTCCCTACGCCGGGCGTCCCCTGGACCTGCGGGCGGAACTGTCGGGCATCCTGACCAACCCGAACAACCAGTTCGAGGTGAACTCCCCCGGCCTCTTCAGCCTGGCGGAATACGGCGTGGCGGAGAGCCACTGGACGCCGGAGGCCTCGCTGGAGCGGGCGCTCGCGGGCTGGCTGGAGCAGTTCAATACCGCCGCAGAGGTGCCCGTGACCGCCAGTGACCTCGCCCTGCTCGCGGACTCGCTGTACCTGCCGCAGCGGGTGGGGCCCAGGGCAATGGCGCTGCACGCGGCGGCCCAGGCCCTGCTCGCCGGGGGCAGCGCTGCCCCCCTTTTCGAGGCGCGCGCCACCTACCGACGGTTGCTGATGGCGCTGGAACGGGGAACGAACCGCGAGCTGCTGTTCGACCTCCACCCGTTCCTGGTCGACCTGATCGAGGAACTGAGCCGACTGCTCAGGGAAGCCGGGCACCTCGACCCCACCGAGGTGAACGGCGTGCCCTTCCGGGGCGGCCTGGCGGAGCGGCTCACCCTGATCCGCTGA
- a CDS encoding bifunctional aldolase/short-chain dehydrogenase: MTTTQPKTTVQNRWNDAEAPQSDGLAALTYRSRLLGSDRTLVNIYGGNTSTKSVEKDHLGRDVTVLWVKGSGSDIASITEKGFAGLKLDEVLPLFDRVGMTDEEMTAYLERTIFEPGRPRQSIETLLHAFVPAKHVDHTHPDAIIAIACTPNGQEIMREIYGDRAAWVNYIRPGFTLSQQIGAAVRQNPGLEAVVMGKHGLVTWGDTSKDSYENTLRIIGEAQAYLDAHQEEQPFGGTRVQSVPEDEANTLLAEILPVLRGAMKGARPVILNVDRSPEVMEFVGSNAAAQLSQVGAACPDHLVHTKRVPLFLNWTPEQGKEALITAAKEGVERFKAEYAAYFEANRGEGDVMFTPSPRVVLIPGLGMVNSGPDAQGADVSRQLYLRAIQVMKSASALGGFVSLTAAESYAVEYWPLELYKLAQKPAPKVLEGHVALVTGAASGIGRAIAKRLAQDGAHIVIADLNAQGGGQVAQEIIGERGYKRAISVGMNVTDEAQVQNAYTQAILNYGGVDIVVNNAGIASSAPIEDTSLEMWNKNQNILSTGYFLVAREAFKVLKAQNTGGNLVFIGSKNSLAAGKNAAAYSAAKAAEVHLARCLAEEGGAHGIRVNSVLPDGVLAGSSIWDGKWRAERAATYGIEPDQLEEFYRQRNTLKLNILPEDIAEATFFFATPAASKTTGGILTVDGGVPVAYVR, translated from the coding sequence ATGACGACCACGCAGCCCAAGACCACGGTTCAGAACCGCTGGAACGACGCCGAGGCTCCGCAGAGTGACGGCCTCGCCGCCCTGACCTATCGCTCGCGCCTGCTCGGTTCTGACCGCACCCTCGTCAATATCTACGGCGGCAACACGAGCACGAAAAGCGTCGAGAAAGATCACCTCGGGCGCGACGTGACCGTGCTGTGGGTGAAGGGCTCGGGCTCGGACATCGCCTCCATCACCGAGAAGGGCTTCGCCGGGCTCAAGCTCGATGAGGTGCTGCCCCTCTTCGACCGCGTGGGCATGACGGACGAGGAGATGACGGCGTACCTGGAGCGCACCATCTTCGAACCGGGCCGTCCCCGCCAGAGCATCGAGACGTTGCTGCACGCCTTTGTTCCGGCCAAGCACGTGGACCACACCCACCCTGACGCGATCATCGCCATCGCCTGCACCCCGAATGGGCAGGAGATCATGCGCGAGATTTACGGGGACCGCGCGGCGTGGGTGAACTACATCCGCCCCGGCTTCACCCTCAGCCAGCAGATCGGCGCGGCGGTGCGGCAGAACCCGGGGCTGGAAGCGGTCGTGATGGGCAAGCACGGCCTGGTGACGTGGGGGGATACATCGAAGGACAGCTACGAGAACACCCTGCGGATCATCGGGGAAGCGCAGGCGTACCTGGACGCCCATCAGGAAGAGCAGCCGTTCGGGGGGACGCGGGTGCAGAGCGTGCCGGAGGACGAGGCGAATACCCTGCTGGCCGAAATCCTGCCCGTCCTGCGCGGGGCGATGAAGGGCGCGAGGCCCGTCATCCTGAACGTGGACCGCAGCCCGGAAGTGATGGAGTTCGTGGGCTCGAACGCGGCGGCGCAGCTCTCGCAGGTCGGCGCCGCGTGCCCGGATCACCTCGTGCATACCAAGCGGGTGCCGCTCTTCCTGAACTGGACGCCGGAGCAGGGCAAGGAGGCGCTCATCACGGCGGCTAAAGAAGGCGTCGAACGCTTCAAGGCCGAGTACGCGGCGTATTTCGAGGCGAACCGGGGCGAGGGGGACGTGATGTTCACCCCTAGCCCACGGGTTGTCCTCATTCCCGGGCTGGGCATGGTGAACAGCGGCCCCGACGCTCAGGGCGCGGACGTGTCCCGCCAGCTCTACCTGCGCGCCATCCAGGTCATGAAGAGCGCGAGCGCGCTGGGCGGCTTCGTCTCGCTGACCGCCGCCGAGTCCTACGCCGTCGAATACTGGCCGCTGGAACTGTACAAGCTCGCGCAGAAACCCGCTCCGAAGGTTCTGGAGGGGCATGTCGCTTTGGTAACCGGGGCCGCCAGCGGGATCGGCCGGGCCATCGCCAAACGGCTCGCGCAGGACGGCGCCCACATCGTCATCGCCGACCTGAACGCCCAGGGCGGGGGGCAGGTTGCTCAGGAGATCATCGGTGAGCGCGGGTATAAACGCGCCATCAGTGTCGGCATGAACGTCACGGATGAGGCGCAGGTGCAGAACGCCTACACCCAGGCCATCCTGAACTACGGCGGCGTGGATATCGTCGTGAACAACGCCGGGATCGCCTCCAGCGCCCCCATCGAGGACACGAGCCTGGAGATGTGGAACAAGAACCAGAACATCCTGTCGACCGGGTACTTTCTCGTGGCAAGAGAAGCGTTCAAGGTCCTGAAAGCGCAGAACACGGGCGGCAACCTCGTCTTCATCGGCTCCAAGAACTCCCTCGCCGCCGGGAAGAACGCCGCCGCGTACAGCGCCGCGAAGGCCGCCGAAGTTCACCTTGCCCGCTGCCTGGCCGAAGAGGGCGGGGCACACGGCATCCGGGTCAATTCCGTTCTGCCCGACGGGGTATTGGCGGGGTCGAGCATCTGGGACGGCAAATGGCGGGCCGAGCGCGCGGCGACGTACGGCATTGAACCGGATCAACTGGAGGAGTTCTACCGCCAGCGCAACACCCTCAAGCTGAACATCCTGCCCGAGGACATCGCCGAGGCGACCTTCTTCTTCGCCACGCCCGCCGCGAGCAAGACGACGGGCGGCATCCTGACCGTGGACGGCGGGGTGCCGGTCGCCTATGTCCGCTGA
- a CDS encoding LutB/LldF family L-lactate oxidation iron-sulfur protein: protein MSAGGIVPRQSFQEAARVTLANAQMRRNLGHATTTIREKRLRAVSELPNWEELRDEGAALKDHVLANLGDYLLDLEASVKRRGGQVHWARDAAEARGIIADIAASHGAREVIKVKSITTDEIELNAGLAERGIHAIETDLAELIVQLAEDRPSHILVPAIHRNRAEIRELFRRKLGAEGLTDEPKQLAEAARLYLREKFLTTKVAVSGANFAVAESGTVCIVESEGNGRMCLTMPEVLISVMGLEKVLPTWQDMAVFLRLLPRSSTAERMNPYTSFWSGVTPGDGPREFHLVLLDNGRTDVLADEVGRQTLRCIRCSACLNVCPVYERAGGHAYGSVYPGPIGAILTPQLLHLEDKNANTLPWASSLCGACYDACPVKINIPEVLLYLRGKITEEKPLSAEAIAFKTAAWVMSEPHRFEGAIKLARMGQGPLVRNGAIHALPGMLGGWTESRDLPPIAAQSFREWWRKRPAPEMRGTDGDAQTSEGEPIAPQREDGVPL, encoded by the coding sequence GTGAGCGCCGGGGGCATCGTTCCCCGTCAGTCCTTTCAGGAGGCCGCCCGGGTCACCCTGGCAAACGCGCAGATGCGCCGCAACCTGGGGCACGCGACGACCACCATCCGGGAAAAGCGGCTCCGGGCCGTCTCCGAATTGCCGAACTGGGAGGAATTGCGGGACGAGGGCGCGGCCCTCAAGGACCATGTGCTGGCGAATCTGGGCGACTATCTGCTGGACCTGGAGGCGAGTGTCAAGCGCCGTGGCGGGCAGGTCCACTGGGCGCGGGACGCGGCGGAGGCGCGGGGGATCATCGCGGACATCGCCGCCTCGCACGGGGCTCGGGAGGTCATCAAGGTCAAGTCCATCACCACGGACGAGATCGAACTCAACGCGGGGCTCGCGGAGCGCGGCATCCACGCCATCGAGACCGACCTCGCGGAACTCATCGTGCAACTCGCCGAGGACCGCCCCAGCCACATCCTCGTCCCGGCGATCCACCGCAACCGGGCCGAAATCCGCGAGCTGTTCCGCCGCAAGCTCGGCGCGGAGGGGCTGACGGACGAGCCGAAACAGCTTGCCGAGGCCGCCCGTCTCTACCTGCGCGAAAAGTTCCTGACGACGAAGGTGGCCGTCTCGGGCGCCAACTTCGCGGTCGCTGAGAGCGGCACCGTCTGCATCGTGGAGTCCGAGGGCAACGGCCGGATGTGCCTGACGATGCCCGAGGTGCTCATCAGCGTCATGGGCCTGGAGAAGGTGTTGCCGACGTGGCAGGACATGGCCGTGTTCCTGCGCCTCCTGCCGCGCTCCTCCACCGCCGAGCGCATGAACCCCTACACCTCCTTCTGGTCGGGCGTCACGCCGGGCGACGGGCCGCGGGAATTCCACCTCGTCCTGCTCGACAACGGGCGGACGGACGTGCTGGCGGACGAGGTCGGACGGCAGACGCTGCGCTGCATCCGCTGCTCGGCGTGCCTGAACGTGTGCCCGGTGTACGAGCGGGCGGGCGGGCACGCCTACGGGAGCGTGTACCCCGGCCCCATCGGCGCGATCCTCACCCCGCAACTGCTGCACCTGGAGGACAAGAATGCGAACACCCTGCCCTGGGCGAGCAGTCTGTGCGGCGCGTGTTACGACGCCTGCCCGGTGAAGATCAATATTCCCGAGGTGCTGCTGTACCTGCGCGGCAAGATCACGGAAGAAAAACCCCTGAGTGCCGAGGCGATAGCGTTCAAGACCGCCGCCTGGGTGATGAGCGAGCCGCACCGCTTCGAGGGGGCGATCAAACTGGCACGCATGGGGCAGGGACCGCTGGTGAGGAACGGGGCCATCCACGCCCTGCCGGGGATGCTGGGGGGCTGGACCGAGTCCCGCGACCTGCCGCCCATCGCCGCGCAGTCCTTCCGCGAATGGTGGAGGAAACGCCCCGCCCCGGAGATGCGGGGAACCGACGGCGACGCGCAGACGAGCGAGGGCGAGCCCATCGCCCCCCAGCGTGAGGACGGGGTGCCCCTGTGA
- a CDS encoding LutC/YkgG family protein, with protein sequence MSAEARLEILTRINRVGAREAEPLVRAPVRPSSRPHGEVVEQFAEHAAEYRANVVRVGAGELREAVQNVLAARGSGHVVIPPDLPSEWLPADLSFTPDEPGVTDLTAFDAVVTGMAVAIAETGTVVLDHGPGQGRRALTLVPDHHVCIVREAQVVDSVPEAVARLEGSVRAGRPLTWISGPSATSDIELSRVEGVHGPRVLDLILVREDEPPVR encoded by the coding sequence GTGAGCGCCGAGGCCAGGCTGGAGATCCTGACGCGCATCAACCGCGTGGGGGCAAGGGAAGCCGAGCCCCTCGTCCGCGCCCCCGTTCGCCCCTCCTCCCGCCCCCACGGGGAAGTCGTCGAGCAGTTTGCCGAACACGCCGCCGAGTACCGGGCGAATGTCGTGCGGGTGGGCGCGGGGGAGCTGCGGGAGGCCGTCCAAAATGTTCTGGCGGCTCGTGGAAGCGGGCATGTGGTCATTCCGCCCGACCTGCCCTCGGAATGGCTGCCCGCCGACCTATCCTTCACCCCCGACGAGCCCGGCGTCACGGACCTGACGGCGTTCGACGCGGTGGTGACGGGCATGGCAGTCGCTATCGCGGAGACTGGCACGGTCGTCCTCGACCACGGGCCGGGGCAGGGGCGGCGGGCGCTGACCCTCGTGCCCGATCATCACGTGTGCATCGTGCGGGAGGCGCAGGTGGTGGACAGCGTGCCGGAGGCGGTCGCGCGGCTGGAGGGCAGCGTCCGGGCGGGCCGTCCCCTGACCTGGATCAGCGGGCCGAGCGCGACCTCGGACATCGAACTCAGCCGGGTGGAGGGCGTTCACGGCCCCCGCGTCCTCGACCTCATCCTGGTGCGGGAGGACGAACCTCCCGTTCGCTGA
- a CDS encoding (Fe-S)-binding protein, with the protein MTIDLFITCLNDAMFPRTGEATVKLLERLGHEVRFNEAQTCCGQMHFNSGYQEDALRLVRHFVETFRDAEVVVAPSGSCVGMVRDLYPRAAEWAGDEELLAEVNALAPRVFELSEFLVRHLGVEDVGAYYPHRVTYHQTCHAMRILRVGDAPLRLLRNVRGLKLAELPAVEQCCGFGGTFSVKNPETSTAMLADKVQSVLSTRAEACTAGDNSCLMHIGGGLSRLQAGTRTVHLAEILASTEAEVFA; encoded by the coding sequence TTGACCATCGACCTGTTCATCACCTGCCTGAACGACGCGATGTTTCCCCGCACAGGGGAGGCGACGGTGAAATTGCTGGAACGTCTCGGCCATGAGGTCCGCTTCAATGAGGCGCAGACCTGCTGCGGCCAGATGCACTTCAACTCGGGGTATCAGGAGGACGCCCTGCGGCTGGTGCGGCATTTCGTCGAAACCTTCCGGGATGCGGAAGTGGTCGTCGCCCCCAGCGGTTCGTGCGTCGGGATGGTCCGCGACCTCTACCCGAGAGCGGCGGAATGGGCCGGGGACGAGGAACTGCTCGCGGAGGTGAACGCCCTCGCCCCCCGCGTCTTCGAACTCAGCGAATTCCTGGTGCGGCATCTCGGGGTGGAGGATGTGGGGGCGTACTACCCGCACCGGGTCACCTACCACCAGACCTGCCACGCGATGCGGATTCTGCGGGTGGGGGACGCGCCGCTCAGACTGCTGCGGAACGTCCGCGGCCTGAAACTCGCCGAACTCCCCGCCGTCGAGCAGTGCTGCGGCTTCGGGGGCACCTTCAGCGTGAAGAACCCGGAGACGAGCACCGCCATGCTGGCCGACAAGGTGCAGAGCGTCCTGAGCACGCGGGCGGAGGCCTGCACGGCGGGCGACAACTCCTGCCTGATGCACATCGGCGGGGGGCTGAGCCGACTACAGGCGGGCACCCGCACCGTCCACCTCGCCGAGATTCTGGCGAGCACCGAGGCGGAGGTGTTCGCGTGA
- a CDS encoding rhamnulokinase: MSAEALRHVAIDLGASGGRVALGTIQDGRLAVEVLHRFPNGGVLVRGGLYWDVLGLWREILHGLRLAAGHGPIHSVGVDSWAVDYALLDEHDLLLDGVHHYRDRRTDGVMEAVTARVGREVIYGATGIQFLPFNTAYQLVAHERQAPGILRRARRLLMVPDLLHFWLSGRQAGEVTNASTTQLYDPRRGEWAAPLLEALGIPAGLLPTVVPPGTVLGEVTPEVAHETGLAGTRVIAPATHDTASAVAAVPASGEGWAYLSSGTWSLVGVETPRPVLSPTALRYNLTNEAGVNGTTRLLKNVMGLWTMQECRRAWGNPDFATLYGDAERVLEGGPLIDPDDPRFLPPGLDMPQRIQAYCAETGQAIPQTPAEITRCVLESLAHRCAEVLDELEEVTGGRVLTLHVVGGGAQIGFLNGLLADISGRTVIAGPVEATLLGNLLVQAEASGSIPGGGLREVVRASEVLTHFVPQPGGHALRREAFRRIRVGQTVSS, translated from the coding sequence ATGTCCGCTGAAGCCCTGCGACACGTCGCCATCGACCTGGGGGCCTCCGGCGGTCGGGTAGCGCTGGGGACCATTCAGGACGGGCGGCTGGCCGTGGAGGTGCTGCACCGCTTCCCGAACGGCGGGGTACTCGTGCGCGGCGGCCTGTACTGGGACGTGTTGGGGCTGTGGCGCGAAATCCTGCACGGCCTGCGCCTCGCTGCCGGGCACGGCCCCATTCATAGCGTCGGCGTGGATTCGTGGGCGGTGGACTATGCCCTGCTGGACGAGCACGACCTGTTGCTCGACGGCGTCCATCACTACCGGGACCGGCGGACGGACGGCGTGATGGAGGCCGTGACGGCCCGGGTGGGCCGCGAGGTGATCTACGGGGCGACAGGCATTCAATTCCTGCCCTTCAACACGGCATACCAGCTTGTCGCTCACGAACGGCAGGCGCCCGGCATCCTGCGCCGCGCCCGCCGCCTGCTGATGGTGCCGGACCTGCTGCACTTCTGGCTGTCGGGAAGGCAGGCCGGTGAGGTGACGAACGCGAGCACGACCCAGCTCTACGATCCCCGGCGGGGCGAGTGGGCCGCTCCCCTACTGGAGGCGCTGGGCATCCCCGCCGGGCTGCTTCCCACAGTTGTGCCGCCCGGCACCGTGCTGGGCGAGGTCACGCCGGAAGTCGCCCACGAGACAGGTCTGGCGGGAACGCGGGTGATCGCCCCGGCGACGCACGACACCGCCTCCGCCGTCGCCGCCGTTCCCGCCAGTGGAGAGGGTTGGGCCTACCTGTCGAGCGGCACCTGGTCCCTGGTAGGGGTCGAGACGCCCCGGCCCGTCCTCTCCCCCACCGCCCTGCGGTACAACCTGACGAACGAGGCCGGAGTGAACGGCACCACCCGTCTGCTGAAGAACGTCATGGGGCTGTGGACCATGCAGGAGTGCCGCCGCGCGTGGGGCAACCCCGATTTCGCCACCCTGTATGGGGACGCGGAACGGGTTCTGGAAGGTGGACCGCTGATCGATCCCGACGACCCGCGCTTCCTGCCCCCCGGGCTCGACATGCCCCAGCGTATTCAGGCCTATTGCGCGGAGACCGGCCAGGCCATCCCCCAGACGCCCGCCGAGATCACCCGCTGCGTGCTCGAAAGCCTCGCGCACCGCTGCGCCGAGGTGCTGGACGAGCTGGAGGAGGTCACGGGCGGGCGCGTCCTCACGCTGCATGTGGTCGGGGGGGGCGCGCAGATCGGCTTCCTGAATGGGCTCCTCGCGGACATCTCGGGGCGAACGGTCATCGCGGGGCCGGTCGAGGCCACCCTGCTGGGCAATCTGCTCGTGCAGGCGGAAGCGAGCGGCAGCATTCCCGGGGGTGGGCTGCGCGAGGTGGTCCGCGCGTCCGAGGTCCTGACCCATTTCGTCCCACAACCCGGGGGGCATGCCCTGCGGCGCGAGGCCTTCCGCCGCATCCGCGTGGGGCAGACCGTATCCTCGTGA
- a CDS encoding 3'-5' exonuclease, with translation MTAPPNPIVFGHDPTPGIVSVHADLGGSALVWRRTGEGVVLERARFRPWLYARDLLDVEHLGARLVRDDDGAPFSVQELPGSPGSLRYLLGARDGRALRRAVLTGACRRLGRRVTSLHDLRGYYGVGPTEQYLIASGRTYFGGMTFDDPHRLQFDLETTSLSPETGRIFMVAVRDNRGFEAVLEVRRAAGEPDLILELLETIQERDPDVIENHNLHAFDLPFLIGRAGVHGLEVNLGRPGGPSGVWRVQDGRTSPHWACAGRELLDTIDAVRRLDLPSTGLKVVSQLFGIAPEGRVYLEGDQIAQTYRTDPATVRRYALQDVQEVDALARRVLAPSFALAKMAPRPYHRLPYAGTATGMLEPMMVRAYLHAGHALPADPPFADAPHQGGAVHLYAEGVLPRVVKADIASMYPSLIRAEGIGPACDPLGVFLHLMNHLTALRLHHKAAARRGDPGEHDAMQSAMKLVVNSGYGYLGAGRLALFADREAADRITRRGREVLGQVVRALQERGVTLIEADTDGVFFSTPEGWTEADERGLIAEVDALLPDGVSLEFDGRARAMLSHEVKNYALLRYDGRLELRGAAFESSRTEAYGRAFLHRALRCLLSGDVPGVRVAYLDTLRALADHAFTNADVASRVRLTKTPEAYAATRSARREAAYEALHGLGRTWRAGERVTLYHRAGVGLVPLDTNPGGRDYDVGHYAACLVSAYATRLRKGLRPEDYRQLFEAGGQPGLFDQPFETMLPIWTPAGFSEREVRPPAPG, from the coding sequence GTGACCGCCCCACCCAACCCCATCGTCTTCGGGCATGATCCGACGCCCGGCATCGTCTCTGTCCATGCCGACCTCGGTGGGAGCGCGCTGGTGTGGCGGCGCACGGGGGAGGGAGTGGTGCTGGAGCGGGCGCGCTTCCGCCCCTGGCTGTACGCGCGTGACCTCTTGGATGTGGAACACCTCGGCGCGCGGCTGGTACGGGACGATGACGGGGCGCCCTTCAGCGTGCAGGAACTGCCCGGCTCGCCCGGCAGCCTGCGCTACCTGCTGGGCGCGCGGGACGGGCGGGCGCTGCGGCGGGCAGTGCTGACCGGCGCCTGCCGCCGCCTGGGCCGCCGGGTCACCAGCCTGCACGACCTGCGCGGGTACTACGGGGTCGGCCCCACCGAGCAGTACCTCATAGCGTCGGGCCGGACCTATTTCGGGGGCATGACCTTCGACGACCCGCACCGCCTCCAGTTCGACTTGGAGACGACCAGCCTGAGCCCCGAGACCGGGCGCATCTTCATGGTCGCCGTGCGCGACAACCGGGGTTTCGAGGCGGTGCTGGAAGTCCGGCGGGCGGCGGGGGAACCGGACCTGATCCTGGAACTGCTGGAGACCATCCAGGAGCGCGACCCGGACGTGATCGAGAACCACAACCTCCACGCCTTCGACCTGCCCTTTCTGATTGGGCGGGCGGGGGTGCACGGGTTGGAGGTGAACCTCGGGCGCCCGGGGGGACCGAGCGGGGTGTGGCGGGTCCAGGACGGGCGCACCTCCCCCCACTGGGCCTGCGCGGGGCGCGAACTGCTGGACACTATCGACGCCGTGCGCCGCCTGGACCTGCCCAGCACGGGGCTCAAGGTCGTCTCGCAACTCTTCGGCATCGCCCCGGAGGGCCGGGTGTACCTGGAGGGGGACCAGATCGCGCAGACGTACCGCACCGACCCCGCCACTGTGCGGCGCTACGCCCTCCAGGACGTGCAGGAGGTGGACGCGCTTGCCCGGCGGGTGCTCGCCCCCTCGTTCGCGCTGGCGAAGATGGCCCCGAGGCCCTACCACCGCCTGCCCTACGCGGGAACCGCCACCGGGATGCTCGAACCCATGATGGTCCGCGCCTACCTGCACGCCGGGCACGCGCTCCCGGCTGACCCGCCCTTCGCGGACGCGCCCCACCAGGGCGGCGCCGTCCACCTCTACGCCGAGGGCGTCCTGCCCCGGGTGGTCAAGGCCGACATCGCCAGCATGTATCCCAGCCTGATCCGCGCCGAGGGGATAGGCCCCGCGTGTGATCCCCTCGGGGTCTTCCTGCACCTGATGAACCACCTCACCGCCCTGCGGCTGCACCACAAGGCCGCCGCGCGGAGGGGCGACCCCGGCGAACACGACGCCATGCAGAGCGCGATGAAGCTCGTCGTGAATTCGGGCTACGGCTACCTGGGGGCCGGAAGGCTCGCCCTCTTCGCCGACCGGGAGGCCGCCGACCGCATCACCCGGCGGGGCCGCGAGGTGCTGGGCCAGGTGGTCCGTGCCCTGCAGGAGCGGGGCGTGACGCTGATCGAGGCGGACACCGACGGCGTGTTCTTCTCCACCCCCGAGGGCTGGACGGAGGCGGACGAGCGGGGGCTCATCGCCGAGGTGGACGCCCTGTTGCCGGACGGGGTGTCGCTGGAGTTCGACGGGCGAGCGAGGGCCATGCTCAGCCACGAGGTCAAGAACTATGCCCTCCTGCGGTACGACGGGCGGCTGGAACTGCGCGGCGCCGCCTTCGAGTCCAGCCGGACGGAGGCGTACGGCCGGGCCTTCCTGCACCGTGCGCTACGGTGTCTGCTGTCCGGCGACGTGCCGGGGGTGCGGGTGGCGTACCTCGACACCCTGCGCGCCCTGGCTGACCACGCCTTTACGAACGCGGACGTGGCGAGCCGGGTGCGCCTGACCAAGACCCCGGAGGCCTATGCAGCCACCCGCTCCGCCCGGCGGGAGGCCGCCTACGAGGCGCTACATGGGCTAGGCCGGACCTGGCGGGCCGGGGAACGGGTGACCCTGTACCACCGGGCGGGCGTCGGTCTGGTGCCGCTCGACACCAACCCGGGGGGCCGGGATTACGACGTGGGCCACTACGCGGCGTGTCTGGTGAGCGCCTACGCCACCCGGCTCCGCAAGGGGCTGCGGCCCGAGGACTACCGCCAACTCTTCGAGGCCGGGGGCCAGCCGGGCCTCTTCGACCAGCCCTTCGAGACCATGCTGCCAATCTGGACACCCGCCGGGTTCAGCGAACGGGAGGTTCGTCCTCCCGCACCAGGATGA